The following is a genomic window from Nicotiana tabacum cultivar K326 chromosome 3, ASM71507v2, whole genome shotgun sequence.
CTTCCTCCCATATCTACCAAATCCATTTGATTATTTGCCTTTTCAAAAGGGAATGTGTGCGTGTTGCTTTCAATTCATCATGCCATTATGAAAAGAGTACAAATTTAATATTCAGTCAAACCAGTACTACTCGTTAACTATACTAATTACTCCTAACTATTCAACTAGGGTATGCCAATATGCCAAATTTATGCAGAATATAGCCGCAGCTAAAGATCTTAGGAATTAAAACTTGCCAATTGCCACATTAAAACCACAAATTAATGTAATATCTCAGTTCTCAACTAATTAAGTGCACTTCCCAAAAGTCACTTAATGTAAATTCTATTTCCACTTCCCAAAAATCCATTTGATGTCTAGAGAGAACAAGCTACACATGTCTCGATATAGAGATTTGGGTAAGAGAATAAAAAAATTGAAGGTCTAGAATTAGGAGGGCATATAtacacaaaaagaagaagaagaagaaagggaaattctTGTCTGTCACTTTTTGCCAAGAGATGAGATCACCACTCAATCTCTCCATGCATAAAATTCTCTCTTTACACATCGTAGTTATCTTTTGTAGACTTTTTCACACTCTATTAACTCTAAATAACAAATAAGCAAAGCGAACAAGCaagtttctttttgcttttttaaCTAACTGATAGTGTAGCACATTAATAAAGCTGAATTAAAGcaacaaaaaagaagagaaaaagataaGCTAACATACAAAACACATTTAACTTTTGATCAAAAGTTTCAAAAATACAAACCTAACCCAATCCACAAATTCTCTATAAGAAGGTAAATATCATACAACAATTTTAGCTAGCAAGCCAACCCTATTTTTGTTCATGTCTCCACATACATTATATTTTCTGCGTTTTACAAGAAATAAAAACGTAGAAAATTAAATACCATACCGTTAAAAAACTTCTTCCGATCCATTCATTTCCTTGGGATGAAGATTGATCAACTCAGTACCCCCAAAAGCCCAATATTCAATCAAGAAAATATGATGGAAACACTAATAATTCAGTATGTAAAAAACCAAAAGCCAAAGAAACCCTAAAATCTCATGGAGATGGGCCGAACCCCGGCATATCAGGCCACTGATTAGGGCTGAGAGATGAACCAGCGGTGGTGCTGTTGGTAGCTCCTCCGCTGCCGCTGCTGCTGCCGGCGGAGCTGTTCCAAGAAtccatgttgttgttgatgaacCTCTGTGTCCAAGAACCCATAGGCCTTGTAGGTTGAAATTGCAGGGTTTGATCAGATAGGTAAAAGGATGATTCATTAGACTTTTCTTTATTGACCATTTGGTAAAAACCACTTTGTTGTGGCTCCTTAGGAAGATTATGGAAACCTTGCAACAGTACTGTATTACTAGTACCACCAAATGGGCTATTACTGGGTTGGTTGACACCTTGTGATTGCATGGCAGCTAAAGAAGGCAGAAATCCACCGCTAGAATACAATGAATTCAGAGGCTGAGATCTTGAAATACTGTTACCTGAGAAAAAAGCAGCTGCTGCTGACAAATTGGTTGTCATATTTAAGGCTACTACCGGTGGAAGCTGAGCGCCTTGAGAAGATCTTGATGAGCTTTCACCGGCTGATGAGGAAGATGAACCGCCGCCGCCTCTCGTCGTGCATTTTCCTTTCCGGCGACCACCGCCGACGGGGACATTCCTTAGGGTTCCACCTTGAGTCCAATACCTCCTACAGGTCTTGCAGAAATACCGTGGCTGAGTCAAACTGTAGTTGTTGTAGTAGCAAAACTTAGTGTTGTTTGAATCACAACGAGGGCATTTCTGCGGCGGTGGCTGCGGCGGTGGTGCCACCGCTGAGAGGTTTTCCGGCATTTTCATTTTTCGTTGCTGATTCCGATCACTCTCTCCTCCAGATCTTCCTTGCTCCATTACCAACTTTTTCCGTACTGATGAAAAAGAAACTTTCTAGAGGTTTTATACTGTTTTTCTGAAATAACTTCTTCAATCCTAATCTCACTACAGaataaaaaatcagatttttttttggttgggagatttATTAACTGCATGCAAGTCAAAAAGCTCAACTGTGTCAACCCTAGAGATATGATTGAAATTAAATCTCAAACTTCTAGTCAACAAGAAGATTATGCTTCATTTGGGATCATCTCATCTATAAGCAActtaaattgaagaaatgaaatATCTCTATACAAATACAAATCCCACAAAATCAAACACAATCTTGGTAGATTACACCACTTGTGAATGAGGCAAAGAATCAAATAACCACCACCTGGCTTCTTCTGGTTCTCTTGAGATTAGTCTAGAGAAAAAGTTGAGGGAGGACtataatgaaaaatatgagtAGAAGAGATGGACTTTTGTGTACGGACGTTGCACGAAGACAAAGTCTGGCAAATAAGCTTTATAAGTCTTTACTTTAGCTTAGAGAAGTTAGAAATAAAGAATTTGGGGAATTTGGGGTTTGTTTGGGGGGGTGGGGCGGAAGAGAGTCGCGTGAGTGTCTACATATTAATGTTCAGTTAAAGTAAGAAGAATACTGAGATGGGACCAAGGAGGTAAGGTTTAATGTTCTGTTTCTCTGTTTAATCTCGTctcaacaaataaagaaaaagaagccaTAATTTTCAGTTCAACAAACTCTGAGCAGACAAGAAATTGGCAATAAGGACAAAAAATTTGCTTCTCAATAGGCTTCTACGTACTGTACTGTTATCATCAAAAGTAAACTCGAGAGAGAAAGAATTAATGGACAAGTCATTAACACTTTGAAAGTAGTTAGCTAGGGGTCTAGCTAGTAATAGGTGATCATAGGTGTTATATTTTTTGTGGACCACTAAGGAATATTTAAGAAGGAAGGGGTTGATGAGAAGACGGCGGCGGTGGCGGAGAGCTGCCGGCAGGAGGTGGAGGGTTGCGGTTGTCAACTGGTGTCAAATGGGTTGTGTTAGATGTGTCAGACTAATCAGCTTATTActcattttttattctttctctctctacttttagtttttcatttcattgtctCTCTTAAACATAATAACTCTGACATCTTCATGCTTATTGAAAAAGACTGGTATACCCACGTCCATGGTTCATAAGACTATAGACACTGAAATTGGCAACTTATACCCACGTCCATGGGACACCGAAATTGGCAACTCAATTGACTTGACACACAAAAAAAGTGTAGAATGGcacataaattatttttagatATATTATCTTACGGAAAACTGAAAAGTTTTGCTCATCTGTAAAGAGTTTCTTTCTAAGTACTAAGGCCCGTTtgtttataaaaattaaatttttagtgAATTGCGTGTctaaacataattttaaattttaaatattatttttttttcaagtaaaatgggtattcaaacataattttaataatattttttaattttaatccaaatactatttttttacttcaaaaattataatttttatgtccaaacgcctataAGTATATATTTTTAGTCGACTATTCTGTTTTGATAATCATATAAATGTTCCATGCAACAATTTATGATCTTACtagtataaatataatatatttaagtGATACCCCTGCTGATAATTTAAAGGATTTTAACACAATTATTGTAGATTAATTTTTCATAgcagattttatcattttattaattataaaacTGCCCGTGAATGAAATAAAGATAGAGGCTACATTGAATCTATTAGTTAATCTACAGTATTATATCTATCAATTATTTGATCGTTTTAATATTTATATACCATCAATGTATACAATTTAAATCTATACGGTAACTGTAAGGTGATGCATTCGTCACCCAGCCAAACATACACAATAGAGACGATGTTTTACCTAACATTACGGTGCCGAATTGGGCTAACTGTGCCATAAAACAG
Proteins encoded in this region:
- the LOC107811872 gene encoding uncharacterized protein LOC107811872: MEQGRSGGESDRNQQRKMKMPENLSAVAPPPQPPPQKCPRCDSNNTKFCYYNNYSLTQPRYFCKTCRRYWTQGGTLRNVPVGGGRRKGKCTTRGGGGSSSSSAGESSSRSSQGAQLPPVVALNMTTNLSAAAAFFSGNSISRSQPLNSLYSSGGFLPSLAAMQSQGVNQPSNSPFGGTSNTVLLQGFHNLPKEPQQSGFYQMVNKEKSNESSFYLSDQTLQFQPTRPMGSWTQRFINNNMDSWNSSAGSSSGSGGATNSTTAGSSLSPNQWPDMPGFGPSP